One segment of Triticum aestivum cultivar Chinese Spring chromosome 2A, IWGSC CS RefSeq v2.1, whole genome shotgun sequence DNA contains the following:
- the LOC123186393 gene encoding transcription factor ILI1, with protein MSSSSRRSRTRRTGSSPSISEEQISELLSKLQALLPESQARNGAHRGSAARVLQETCSYIRSLHREVDDLSETLAALLASDAVTAEQAAVIRSLLM; from the exons ATGTCGTCGAGCAGCCGGAGGTCACGCACGCGGCGCACCGGGAGCTCGCCGTCGATCTCGGAGGAGCAGATCTCCGAGCTGCTCTCCAAGCTGCAGGCGCTGCTCCCGGAGTCCCAAGCCCGCAATGGAGCTCACAGG GGTTCGGCGGCGAGGGTGCTTCAGGAGACGTGCAGCTACATCCGGAGCCTGCACCGGGAGGTGGACGACCTGAGCGAGACGCTCGCCGCGCTGCTCGCCTCCGACGCCGTCACCGCCGAGCAGGCCGCCGTCATCAGGAGCCTCCTCATGTGA